One Alkalicoccus halolimnae DNA segment encodes these proteins:
- the gyrA gene encoding DNA gyrase subunit A, translating into MSDQQDNPRVKDINISQEMRTSFMDYAMSVIVSRALPDVRDGLKPVHRRILYAMHELGITADKAYKKSARIVGEVIGKYHPHGDSAVYETMVRMAQDFSYRNMLVDGHGNFGSVDGDAAAAMRYTEARMSKISMELIRDINKDTIDYQENYDGSESEPKVLPARFPNLLVNGTSGIAVGMATNIPPHHLGEVIEGVLALTKDPDLTSVDLMEYIPGPDFPTAGEIIGVSGIRRAYETGKGSILIRAKADIEEKNNKQRIIVRELPYQVNKARLIEKIAELVRDKKIDGITDLRDESDRTGMRIVIELRRDANANVLLNNLYKQTALQTSFGINMLALVDGRPKVLSLKETLYHYLEHQKVVIRRRTAFELRKAEARAHILEGLRIALDHLDEVIELIRASQTTEIARNGLMEKYELSHDQAQAILDMRLQRLTGLERDKIEAEYKELLAKIAELKEILANEEKVLELIREELIDIRDRYTDDRRTIITLGEDTFEDEDLIPRQNVVITLSHHGYIKRLPVSTYRSQKRGGRGVQGMGTYDEDFVRHLFVTNSHDHLLFFTNKGKVYRIKGYEVPEQKRTSKGIPIINLLQIDQDEYISTVIPVSDFEGGRSVFFMTKYGISKRTELKAFSKIRRGGLFAIQLREGDELHGVRLTNGDQEIITGTKKGMSIRFKEQDVRQMGRTAAGVKGIQLGKDDEVVGMDILYPDQDVLIVTEEGFGKRTPLTEYREQSRGGKGIKTCNITEKNGEVVSLKVVSEDHDLMVITTNGVLIRMHVAEISQTGRNTQGVRLIRVGDGEHVSTVARVNITDDDVEDVEESESELPEGAEASTEEVEDTEDTQETVEPEDDSSEE; encoded by the coding sequence TTAAAACCGGTTCACCGCCGTATTCTTTATGCGATGCATGAACTTGGCATTACCGCAGACAAAGCCTATAAGAAGTCAGCCCGGATCGTCGGGGAAGTTATCGGTAAGTACCACCCGCACGGTGACTCCGCGGTTTATGAAACAATGGTGAGAATGGCTCAGGATTTCAGTTACCGCAATATGCTCGTCGACGGCCACGGTAACTTTGGCTCTGTAGACGGGGATGCAGCGGCGGCGATGCGTTATACAGAGGCGCGTATGTCGAAGATTTCCATGGAACTTATCCGGGACATTAATAAAGATACGATTGACTACCAGGAAAACTATGATGGTTCCGAATCGGAGCCGAAAGTACTTCCCGCACGTTTCCCCAACCTGCTCGTCAACGGTACTTCCGGTATCGCAGTCGGTATGGCTACTAATATTCCCCCGCACCATCTCGGGGAAGTGATTGAAGGGGTACTTGCTCTCACGAAAGATCCGGATCTTACTTCGGTGGATCTGATGGAATATATTCCCGGACCTGACTTCCCTACAGCAGGGGAAATTATCGGTGTCTCCGGTATCCGCCGTGCCTATGAAACAGGCAAAGGCTCCATCCTGATCCGTGCGAAGGCAGATATTGAAGAAAAAAATAACAAACAGCGCATTATTGTCAGAGAGCTTCCTTATCAGGTGAACAAGGCCCGTCTGATTGAAAAAATAGCGGAACTTGTCCGCGACAAAAAAATCGACGGCATTACCGACCTCCGTGATGAATCGGACCGGACCGGCATGCGTATCGTTATTGAGCTCCGCCGCGACGCGAATGCAAACGTGCTCTTAAATAACCTTTACAAACAAACGGCTCTGCAGACAAGCTTCGGGATTAACATGCTCGCTCTTGTCGATGGCCGCCCGAAAGTTCTCTCGCTGAAAGAAACGCTTTACCACTACCTTGAGCACCAGAAAGTCGTTATCCGCCGCCGTACAGCTTTTGAGCTTAGAAAAGCGGAAGCCCGCGCGCATATTCTGGAAGGGCTGCGGATTGCACTGGACCATCTCGACGAAGTAATTGAGCTTATCCGTGCTTCGCAGACGACAGAAATTGCCCGTAACGGCCTGATGGAAAAGTACGAGCTTTCCCACGACCAGGCACAGGCTATTCTCGACATGCGGCTGCAGCGTTTAACAGGTCTTGAGCGTGACAAAATTGAAGCGGAATATAAAGAACTGCTTGCAAAGATCGCAGAGCTGAAGGAAATTCTTGCTAATGAAGAAAAAGTACTCGAACTTATCCGGGAGGAATTGATAGATATCCGCGACCGCTATACAGACGACCGCCGGACAATCATCACTCTCGGAGAAGATACGTTCGAAGATGAAGACCTTATTCCAAGACAAAATGTAGTTATTACTCTTTCCCACCATGGCTACATTAAACGTCTGCCTGTCTCGACCTATCGCAGCCAGAAGCGGGGCGGACGCGGTGTTCAGGGAATGGGCACCTATGATGAAGATTTTGTGCGGCATTTATTTGTTACCAATTCGCACGATCATCTTCTGTTCTTTACGAATAAAGGAAAAGTTTACCGCATCAAAGGCTATGAAGTACCGGAGCAGAAGCGGACCTCCAAAGGAATCCCGATTATTAATCTTCTGCAGATTGATCAGGACGAATACATCAGTACTGTCATACCTGTCTCTGACTTTGAAGGCGGACGCTCTGTATTCTTCATGACCAAATACGGGATTTCCAAACGCACAGAGCTGAAGGCTTTCAGTAAAATCCGCCGCGGCGGACTGTTTGCAATTCAGCTTCGCGAAGGCGATGAGCTCCACGGTGTGCGGCTGACAAACGGAGATCAGGAAATTATTACGGGTACGAAAAAAGGCATGTCCATCCGTTTTAAGGAACAGGACGTGCGCCAGATGGGCCGTACAGCTGCCGGAGTAAAAGGTATTCAGCTCGGAAAAGATGATGAAGTAGTAGGTATGGATATTCTTTATCCGGATCAGGATGTGCTGATTGTGACAGAGGAAGGTTTCGGTAAGCGGACACCTCTGACAGAATACCGCGAGCAGTCCCGTGGCGGAAAAGGTATTAAAACATGCAATATCACCGAGAAAAACGGAGAAGTTGTTTCTCTTAAAGTTGTATCGGAAGATCATGATTTGATGGTTATTACGACAAACGGCGTACTGATTCGTATGCACGTGGCTGAAATTTCCCAGACGGGCCGAAATACACAGGGTGTGCGTCTAATCCGTGTTGGGGATGGCGAACACGTATCTACGGTAGCCCGTGTCAATATCACAGATGATGATGTGGAAGATGTGGAAGAAAGTGAATCAGAACTTCCGGAAGGTGCGGAAGCTTCCACAGAAGAAGTGGAAGACACAGAGGATACGCAGGAAACAGTGGAGCCCGAAGACGACTCTTCTGAAGAATAA
- the guaB gene encoding IMP dehydrogenase has translation MWEDKFAKEGLTFDDVLLMPAESNVLPNEVAVGSRLSENLYLNVPIISAGMDTVTEGPMAVAMARAGGLGIIHKNMSIEEQAEHIDRVKRSESGVITNPFHLTEDHQVFDAEHLMGKYRISGVPIADENEKLVGIITNRDLRFIEDYSIPIKEVMTSENLVTAPVGTTLKEAQKILQKHRIEKLPLVDDDRKLKGLITIKDIEKAIEFPHSSKDEKGRLIVGAAVGVGGDSDSRTKALVEAGVDVLVIDTAHGHSRGVIDKVRRIRERYPDLNIVAGNVATAEATRALVEAGANIIKVGIGPGSICTTRIVAGIGVPQITAVYDCATEARKHGASIIADGGIKYSGEIAKALAAGGDAVMLGSVLAGVTESPGEREIFQGRQFKVYRGMGSIAAMEKGSKDRYFQEEEKKLVPEGIEGRIPYKGPLKDTLHQLVGGLRAGMGYCGTATVPELQENSRFIRITGAGLKESHVHDVQITKESPNYS, from the coding sequence ATGTGGGAAGATAAATTTGCTAAAGAAGGCTTAACGTTTGATGATGTACTGCTAATGCCGGCGGAGTCCAATGTACTGCCTAATGAAGTTGCTGTAGGATCAAGACTCTCAGAAAACCTTTATCTCAATGTGCCGATTATCAGCGCAGGGATGGATACCGTGACCGAAGGACCGATGGCTGTAGCAATGGCACGTGCCGGAGGACTCGGAATTATTCATAAAAATATGTCGATTGAAGAGCAGGCAGAACATATAGACAGGGTCAAGCGTTCTGAAAGCGGCGTTATTACGAATCCTTTCCACTTAACAGAAGATCATCAGGTTTTCGATGCGGAGCATCTGATGGGTAAATACCGGATTTCCGGTGTGCCGATTGCAGATGAAAATGAAAAACTTGTCGGTATCATTACGAACCGTGATCTCCGCTTTATTGAAGATTACTCCATTCCTATTAAAGAAGTGATGACGAGCGAAAATCTTGTAACTGCTCCGGTAGGAACAACGCTCAAAGAAGCGCAGAAAATTTTACAGAAGCACCGTATCGAAAAACTTCCGCTTGTTGATGATGACAGAAAACTGAAAGGCCTTATTACGATCAAAGATATTGAGAAAGCCATTGAGTTTCCTCATTCTTCAAAAGATGAAAAAGGCCGATTAATCGTGGGAGCAGCTGTCGGGGTTGGAGGAGATTCTGATTCCCGTACGAAGGCTCTGGTAGAAGCAGGAGTGGACGTTCTCGTAATTGACACGGCTCACGGACATTCACGAGGAGTGATTGATAAAGTGCGCCGGATCAGAGAGCGTTACCCGGATCTGAATATCGTTGCCGGAAATGTGGCGACAGCCGAAGCTACTCGTGCTCTGGTGGAAGCAGGAGCGAATATTATTAAAGTAGGTATTGGACCCGGATCGATCTGTACAACGCGTATTGTAGCAGGTATCGGGGTTCCCCAGATTACGGCTGTATATGACTGTGCGACGGAAGCGCGTAAGCATGGAGCATCAATTATTGCCGATGGAGGAATTAAATATTCCGGGGAAATCGCAAAGGCACTTGCGGCAGGCGGAGATGCGGTTATGCTCGGAAGCGTGCTCGCTGGTGTAACCGAAAGTCCCGGCGAACGTGAAATTTTCCAGGGGCGTCAGTTCAAGGTGTACCGTGGAATGGGCTCGATCGCAGCCATGGAAAAAGGAAGTAAGGATCGTTATTTTCAGGAAGAAGAAAAGAAGCTTGTTCCGGAAGGTATTGAAGGACGCATTCCTTATAAAGGACCGCTGAAGGATACGCTTCATCAGCTCGTTGGCGGTCTCAGAGCCGGTATGGGATACTGTGGTACAGCGACTGTACCGGAACTCCAGGAAAATAGCCGGTTTATCAGAATTACCGGAGCCGGGCTTAAAGAAAGCCATGTGCATGATGTACAGATTACGAAAGAATCGCCAAACTATTCCTGA
- a CDS encoding D-alanyl-D-alanine carboxypeptidase family protein — MIRKTGIAAAGTIILAGIFSSALPAAAYEPSVDTVILADAETGEVLYEQNSEVPLPPASMTKMMTEYLILEAVENGDISWDDQVSVNDFLASLSHNRSLSNVMMRTDETYTVEELYESVAIYSANASAMALTEHISGSEGAFVEMMNERGKEIGMGDLLREEGAEENMENLEEIAAAELGDFQFVNSTGLPNRLLEGSHPEGTSEEEDNYMSARASATLAYHLVKDYPEVLDSASIPQQAFREGSADEILMQNWNWMLEGTQYEDLDYEYVDGLKTGYTEAAGFTFTGTAEKDGQRFVSVVMGADSEAHRFRETEEIMEWAFDNFQEEEIFPGNMTLDSHETVPVSKGEEEETAVVTAESVSKMTMDGGEDSYSYRVELDEELLNEDGELEAPVEEGDVVGEMVVEYDGERDISYLGEQENTSVDIVAAESVERAGFFSLTMRNISSFFSGLF; from the coding sequence ATGATAAGAAAGACTGGGATTGCTGCAGCAGGAACGATAATTTTAGCGGGAATATTTTCTTCAGCTTTACCGGCTGCTGCGTATGAACCGTCGGTGGATACGGTAATTCTTGCTGATGCAGAAACGGGAGAAGTACTTTATGAGCAGAATTCCGAGGTACCGCTTCCTCCGGCAAGTATGACAAAAATGATGACGGAATACTTGATTTTGGAAGCTGTCGAAAATGGGGACATCTCGTGGGACGATCAGGTATCCGTGAACGACTTTTTAGCTTCCTTGTCTCATAATCGTTCCCTGTCCAACGTAATGATGCGCACAGATGAAACGTATACCGTGGAAGAACTGTATGAATCGGTAGCTATTTATTCTGCTAATGCCTCTGCGATGGCCCTCACAGAACATATTTCAGGTTCTGAAGGAGCCTTTGTGGAAATGATGAACGAGCGCGGAAAAGAAATCGGCATGGGTGATCTGCTCCGGGAAGAAGGAGCAGAAGAGAATATGGAAAATTTAGAAGAGATCGCAGCTGCTGAGCTCGGAGATTTTCAGTTTGTTAATTCTACAGGGCTTCCTAACCGGCTGCTCGAAGGAAGCCATCCGGAAGGAACGTCGGAAGAAGAGGATAACTATATGTCCGCCCGTGCCTCAGCGACCCTTGCCTATCACCTTGTGAAGGATTATCCGGAGGTGCTGGATTCCGCGAGTATTCCGCAGCAAGCGTTTCGGGAAGGTTCTGCGGATGAGATTTTAATGCAGAACTGGAACTGGATGCTTGAAGGAACACAGTATGAGGATCTGGATTACGAATACGTAGACGGTTTGAAGACCGGGTATACGGAAGCGGCTGGCTTCACGTTTACCGGTACAGCTGAAAAAGATGGACAGCGCTTTGTGAGCGTCGTTATGGGTGCCGACTCGGAAGCTCACCGTTTCCGTGAAACAGAAGAGATCATGGAATGGGCATTTGATAACTTCCAGGAAGAAGAAATTTTCCCGGGAAATATGACGCTGGATTCCCATGAAACCGTGCCGGTAAGCAAAGGGGAAGAAGAAGAAACGGCAGTCGTCACGGCAGAGAGTGTCTCTAAAATGACAATGGACGGCGGAGAGGACAGTTATTCCTACCGGGTGGAACTCGATGAAGAGCTGCTGAATGAAGATGGAGAACTGGAAGCTCCGGTAGAGGAAGGCGATGTCGTAGGAGAGATGGTTGTGGAATACGATGGAGAGCGGGACATTTCCTATCTCGGTGAACAGGAGAATACTTCAGTGGATATCGTGGCCGCAGAGTCGGTGGAAAGAGCCGGCTTCTTCAGTCTGACGATGCGAAATATCAGTTCATTCTTCTCCGGTCTTTTTTAG
- the pdxS gene encoding pyridoxal 5'-phosphate synthase lyase subunit PdxS, translated as MEKRTGTERVKRGMAEMQKGGVIMDVINAEQAKIAEEAGAVAVMALERVPSDIRAAGGVARMADPTIVEEVRDAVSIPVMAKARIGHIVEARLLEALGVDYIDESEVLTPADEVFHLNKSDYTVPFVCGAKDLGEATRRMGEGASMLRTKGEPGTGNIVEAVRHQRLIQSQVRKVLGMSDDELMTEAKNLGAPFHILQEIREAGRLPVVNFAAGGIATPADAALMMQLGSDGVFVGSGIFKSDNPAKFGRAIVEATTHYNDFALIAELSKNLGVAMKGIEISSLESKDRMQDRGW; from the coding sequence ATGGAAAAACGTACAGGTACTGAGCGAGTCAAACGAGGAATGGCAGAAATGCAAAAAGGCGGCGTCATTATGGACGTTATTAACGCTGAACAGGCTAAAATTGCAGAGGAAGCCGGAGCTGTAGCCGTTATGGCTCTTGAGCGCGTTCCTTCAGACATCCGTGCCGCAGGCGGAGTAGCAAGAATGGCAGACCCTACAATTGTAGAAGAAGTCCGCGATGCCGTATCCATTCCGGTCATGGCCAAAGCACGTATCGGTCATATCGTAGAAGCGCGCCTGCTTGAAGCACTTGGAGTCGACTATATCGATGAGAGTGAAGTCCTTACTCCTGCTGACGAAGTTTTTCATTTAAATAAGAGCGACTATACGGTTCCATTTGTATGCGGCGCAAAAGATTTAGGTGAAGCAACGCGACGTATGGGAGAAGGTGCTTCCATGCTTCGTACAAAAGGAGAGCCAGGTACAGGAAATATCGTAGAAGCAGTACGCCATCAGCGTCTTATTCAATCCCAGGTGCGCAAAGTACTCGGAATGTCTGACGATGAGCTGATGACGGAAGCGAAAAACCTGGGAGCTCCTTTCCATATTCTTCAGGAAATTCGTGAAGCAGGACGTCTTCCAGTCGTTAACTTTGCGGCGGGGGGCATTGCTACACCGGCGGATGCTGCTCTCATGATGCAGCTTGGATCAGACGGAGTATTCGTCGGTTCCGGAATTTTCAAATCAGATAACCCGGCTAAATTCGGCCGTGCGATTGTTGAAGCAACCACACACTACAATGACTTTGCTCTTATTGCTGAGTTGTCCAAAAATCTTGGTGTGGCGATGAAAGGGATTGAAATCTCTTCACTGGAATCTAAAGACCGCATGCAGGACCGCGGCTGGTAA
- the pdxT gene encoding pyridoxal 5'-phosphate synthase glutaminase subunit PdxT: protein MINIGVLALQGAIREHVRALEAPDVNIIVVKKAEQLEELDGLVFPGGESTTMRRLINLYGFYEPLKHFARAGKPIFGTCAGAILMAREITGQPEPHLSIMDMEVERNAFGRQRESFEAILPMNYVGEDVESVFIRAPIIRSVGPNVEVLAEYEGEIVAAQEGLFLACSFHPELTDDNRFHQYFVQLVRESLTVAAAE from the coding sequence ATGATTAACATTGGAGTATTGGCCCTTCAGGGAGCTATCCGTGAACATGTCCGTGCCCTTGAGGCACCGGATGTGAACATTATTGTTGTGAAGAAAGCCGAGCAGCTCGAAGAACTGGACGGACTCGTTTTCCCCGGTGGAGAAAGTACGACGATGCGCCGCCTCATTAATTTATACGGTTTTTATGAGCCGTTAAAGCATTTTGCAAGAGCGGGAAAGCCGATTTTTGGAACATGCGCCGGAGCCATTTTAATGGCGAGAGAAATTACCGGCCAGCCGGAGCCGCACCTGTCCATTATGGATATGGAAGTGGAAAGAAATGCTTTCGGACGGCAGCGGGAAAGCTTTGAAGCGATTCTGCCTATGAATTATGTAGGAGAAGATGTGGAGTCGGTATTCATCCGTGCTCCTATTATCCGCAGTGTCGGACCGAACGTGGAAGTTCTTGCCGAGTACGAAGGAGAAATCGTTGCTGCACAGGAAGGACTGTTTTTAGCCTGTTCCTTTCACCCGGAGCTGACGGACGACAATCGTTTTCATCAGTATTTCGTCCAGCTCGTAAGGGAGTCACTGACAGTGGCAGCAGCAGAATAG
- the serS gene encoding serine--tRNA ligase codes for MLDPKLLRNDFEGVKEKLKGRNEDISALDQFEEKDEKRRTLIQQAEELKGRRNKVSQEISEMKREKKDASEEIAEMKKVSAEIKKLDEDLRTVEEELQHLLLTIPNIPHEDVPVGEDEEDNEEIRTWGEKTVFSFEEQAHWDLARSLDIVDFDRAGKVTGSRFVFYKGLGARLERALINYMMDTHEEEHGYEEILPPYMVNRESMTGTGQLPKFEEDAFKIEEEDYFLIPTAEVPVTNMHRDEILKVEELPKAYVAYSACFRSEAGSAGRDTRGLIRQHQFNKVELVRFVRPEESYEELEKLTGHAERMLQELKLPYRVLKMCTGDLGFTAAKKYDLEVWLPSYEEYKEISSCSNFESFQARRANIRFKRDTKAKTEFVHTLNGSGLAVGRTVAAIIENYQQEDGSVEIPEVLRPYMGNRTHIKQK; via the coding sequence ATGCTAGATCCGAAATTACTGCGAAACGATTTTGAAGGAGTAAAAGAAAAGTTGAAAGGACGCAATGAAGATATTTCCGCTTTGGATCAGTTCGAAGAAAAAGATGAAAAAAGACGGACGTTGATCCAGCAGGCAGAAGAATTAAAAGGGCGTCGAAACAAGGTTTCCCAGGAAATTTCTGAAATGAAGCGGGAGAAAAAAGATGCGTCTGAGGAAATCGCAGAAATGAAAAAGGTATCCGCGGAGATCAAAAAACTGGATGAAGATCTGCGCACGGTGGAAGAAGAACTGCAGCATCTGCTGCTTACGATCCCAAACATTCCTCACGAAGACGTGCCGGTTGGAGAAGATGAAGAGGATAATGAAGAAATTCGTACGTGGGGAGAAAAAACTGTTTTCTCTTTCGAGGAACAGGCGCATTGGGATCTTGCCCGCAGTCTCGACATCGTGGACTTTGACCGGGCTGGAAAGGTTACCGGAAGCCGATTCGTATTTTATAAGGGGCTCGGTGCCCGTCTTGAACGTGCGCTTATTAACTATATGATGGACACGCATGAAGAAGAACACGGTTACGAAGAAATCCTTCCTCCATATATGGTAAACCGGGAGAGTATGACCGGAACAGGCCAGCTTCCTAAATTTGAGGAAGATGCTTTCAAGATCGAAGAAGAAGATTATTTTCTTATTCCAACAGCGGAAGTGCCAGTAACTAACATGCACCGGGATGAGATTTTAAAGGTGGAGGAGCTTCCGAAAGCATATGTCGCTTACAGCGCCTGTTTCCGTTCAGAAGCTGGTTCAGCCGGCCGGGATACACGTGGTTTAATCCGCCAGCATCAATTTAATAAAGTAGAACTTGTCCGCTTTGTCCGTCCGGAAGAATCATATGAAGAACTGGAAAAATTGACAGGGCATGCAGAGCGGATGCTGCAGGAATTAAAGCTTCCTTATCGGGTATTAAAAATGTGTACTGGAGATCTTGGTTTCACAGCTGCTAAAAAATATGATTTGGAAGTCTGGCTTCCGAGCTACGAAGAATACAAAGAAATTTCTTCCTGCAGTAATTTTGAATCATTCCAGGCGCGTCGAGCGAATATCCGGTTTAAACGGGATACAAAAGCCAAAACGGAATTCGTTCACACCTTGAATGGTTCCGGTCTCGCTGTGGGCAGGACGGTAGCTGCGATAATAGAAAATTATCAGCAGGAAGATGGAAGTGTGGAAATTCCTGAAGTTCTTCGTCCATATATGGGGAATCGTACACACATTAAACAAAAGTAG
- a CDS encoding ABC transporter ATP-binding protein — MSSQDALLEINNLHTGFTIDGKVHHAVKDVSFSVKPKEVVCVVGESGCGKSVMSLSIMDLLPKHNGKVDKGEILFEGKDLVPLSGKEMNKIRGKDISMIFQEPMTALNPVLTIGYQLDEVLINHTNTTKEEIRKKSISLLNQVGISRSDQIVNEYPHQLSGGMRQRVMIAMAIACQPKLLIADEPTTALDVTVQAQILELIAKIQEEVGMAMLLITHDLGVVAEIADRVVVMYAGQVVEDTDVDSLFYNPQHPYTQSLLDSIPRMDEKREVLNTIKGIVPSLKNMPEKGCRFVERCPRAMPECAEIDPLLAETEKGHAVRCILYDASHPEKRAEVQ, encoded by the coding sequence ATGAGCAGCCAAGACGCACTTCTTGAGATTAACAATTTACATACAGGATTCACAATCGATGGGAAGGTTCACCACGCAGTAAAGGATGTTTCTTTCTCGGTAAAGCCGAAAGAGGTCGTCTGCGTTGTAGGAGAGTCAGGCTGTGGGAAAAGCGTGATGTCACTTTCTATCATGGATCTTCTGCCAAAACATAATGGGAAAGTGGATAAAGGGGAAATACTCTTTGAAGGGAAAGACCTCGTTCCTCTATCCGGGAAAGAAATGAATAAAATCCGCGGCAAAGATATCAGCATGATTTTTCAGGAACCGATGACCGCACTCAACCCGGTTTTAACGATCGGTTACCAGCTTGATGAAGTACTCATTAACCATACAAACACGACGAAAGAAGAAATCCGTAAGAAAAGTATTTCTCTCTTAAACCAGGTCGGGATTTCCCGGTCCGATCAAATTGTTAATGAGTATCCGCACCAGCTTTCCGGCGGAATGCGGCAGCGGGTAATGATTGCGATGGCGATTGCCTGTCAGCCGAAACTGCTTATTGCTGATGAGCCGACGACAGCGCTTGATGTGACAGTTCAGGCACAGATCCTCGAACTGATTGCAAAGATTCAGGAGGAAGTAGGAATGGCGATGCTGCTGATTACTCACGACCTTGGTGTTGTCGCGGAAATTGCGGACAGAGTCGTTGTTATGTATGCCGGTCAGGTAGTGGAGGATACGGACGTAGACAGCCTCTTCTATAATCCCCAGCACCCGTACACGCAGTCCCTGCTCGATTCGATTCCGCGCATGGATGAAAAGAGAGAAGTGCTGAATACGATTAAAGGGATCGTGCCTTCTTTGAAAAACATGCCTGAAAAAGGCTGTCGATTTGTAGAACGCTGTCCGAGAGCGATGCCTGAGTGTGCGGAAATTGATCCGCTGCTTGCGGAAACTGAAAAAGGACATGCCGTCCGCTGCATCCTTTACGATGCCAGTCATCCTGAAAAAAGAGCGGAGGTTCAGTAA
- a CDS encoding ABC transporter ATP-binding protein — translation MVNETTESKYLLEVQELKKYYPVHGGFLRRKVGDVKAVDNISLDLKRGETFGLVGESGCGKSTAGRTITRLFKPTEGKILFEGRDITKLRGSELRDLRQDVQMVFQDPYASLNPKMMVGSIVSEPLINYKKGSENSLKEEVIALLKRVGLPEDAYYKYPHEFSGGQRQRIGIARALALKPKLIVADEPVSALDVSVQSQVLNLLKELQQEFNLTLLFIAHDLSVVKHMSDRIGVMYLGNLVEVADANEIYRDPKHPYTQALISAIPQPDPRNKSERVILSGDVPSPQNPPTGCPFHPRCPKVMPHCSEVKPELKEVNREHRVSCLLYE, via the coding sequence ATGGTTAACGAAACAACAGAATCCAAGTATCTGCTCGAGGTCCAGGAGCTGAAAAAATACTATCCGGTTCACGGCGGATTCCTGCGGCGGAAAGTAGGCGATGTTAAAGCCGTTGATAATATCTCACTTGATTTAAAGCGCGGCGAAACGTTCGGCCTGGTAGGAGAATCGGGTTGCGGAAAATCAACAGCCGGCCGGACTATTACCCGGCTGTTTAAACCGACCGAAGGAAAAATTCTCTTTGAAGGACGGGATATTACGAAACTGCGGGGTTCCGAACTCCGGGATCTGCGCCAGGATGTGCAGATGGTGTTTCAGGACCCCTATGCTTCGCTTAATCCGAAAATGATGGTGGGAAGTATCGTTTCCGAACCGCTCATCAATTATAAAAAAGGCAGTGAGAATTCACTAAAAGAAGAAGTGATAGCTCTGTTAAAGCGGGTCGGTCTCCCGGAAGATGCTTATTACAAGTATCCGCATGAATTTTCCGGGGGGCAGCGGCAGCGGATCGGAATCGCCCGGGCGCTGGCCCTGAAGCCGAAACTGATCGTAGCAGATGAGCCGGTATCCGCTCTTGACGTATCCGTCCAGTCTCAGGTGCTCAATCTTTTGAAAGAGCTGCAGCAGGAATTTAATTTAACGCTTCTCTTTATTGCCCACGATCTCAGCGTTGTCAAACATATGAGTGACCGTATCGGTGTCATGTACCTCGGCAACCTCGTAGAAGTTGCCGATGCGAATGAAATCTACCGGGATCCTAAGCATCCCTATACGCAGGCGCTCATATCCGCCATTCCGCAGCCCGATCCACGCAACAAAAGTGAACGTGTAATTTTATCGGGGGACGTGCCGAGTCCGCAGAACCCGCCGACAGGCTGCCCGTTTCATCCGCGGTGTCCGAAAGTGATGCCGCACTGCAGTGAGGTAAAGCCTGAGTTGAAGGAGGTGAACCGCGAGCATCGTGTTTCGTGCCTGTTATATGAATAG